The following are encoded in a window of Rubellicoccus peritrichatus genomic DNA:
- a CDS encoding phytanoyl-CoA dioxygenase family protein, with product METILNASRYLTEEQAEFYRVEGYLVLKGILDDADMAPIREALMDKVSRIADELLEAGIVDDLMEDAPFEKRLAHLFKGRPDSDFLKYGRGWRDRHPGCYEFMSNPKILDAVESLIGPEIFCSPVYNVRPKVPGVAAGAVPWHQDKSYWPESNANPVITVWIPLVETNDENGCLMVWPRTQHTKLLSYHHETITSTKYLEIDEKHLAGKKELSLPVKPGDMILFNDRCIHASGPNNSDGVRWSMDLRYQPTDQDPMPERGAGFLARSLIHPERVATREDWIAERPEHDE from the coding sequence ATGGAAACTATATTGAATGCGAGTCGTTATTTGACGGAAGAACAAGCTGAGTTTTATCGGGTTGAGGGGTATCTGGTCCTGAAAGGCATCCTTGATGATGCTGACATGGCTCCGATTCGTGAGGCACTCATGGACAAAGTATCTCGGATTGCCGATGAGCTGCTTGAGGCAGGAATTGTGGATGACCTCATGGAGGATGCTCCCTTCGAAAAGCGCCTTGCCCATTTGTTTAAAGGTCGCCCGGACAGTGATTTTCTGAAGTATGGCCGAGGTTGGCGTGATCGCCATCCCGGTTGTTATGAGTTCATGAGTAATCCCAAGATCCTGGATGCAGTTGAGTCCCTGATCGGTCCGGAAATCTTTTGTAGTCCAGTTTACAATGTGCGTCCCAAGGTTCCAGGTGTTGCTGCGGGTGCTGTTCCATGGCATCAGGACAAATCTTACTGGCCCGAGTCAAATGCTAATCCGGTGATCACCGTCTGGATTCCCTTAGTGGAAACCAACGACGAGAATGGCTGTCTGATGGTATGGCCACGCACTCAACACACAAAGCTGCTTAGCTATCACCACGAAACCATAACCAGCACCAAGTATTTGGAAATTGATGAAAAACATCTGGCTGGAAAAAAGGAACTCTCTCTTCCAGTGAAGCCTGGTGACATGATCCTTTTCAATGATCGTTGCATTCACGCTTCGGGGCCCAATAACTCTGATGGCGTTCGTTGGAGCATGGATCTGCGCTATCAACCAACCGATCAGGATCCGATGCCAGAGCGTGGTGCAGGTTTTCTTGCCCGAAGTCTGATACATCCCGAGCGTGTCGCTACTCGTGAAGACTGGATTGCCGAAAGACCTGAGCATGATGAATAA
- a CDS encoding ABC1 kinase family protein yields MKTLDLLSNAVRAKEIVTVLVRRGFGDILAEVGLPKSWLTHLVSHETLTQNIWQRLRGTLEDLGPTFVKFGQVVSSRPDLLPDAFISELKELRSQVKPVPFEDIKPILIAELGCDYNEYFSEFDTTPVACGSIGQVYKARLKEDNSWVAVKVQRPNIKKAIKADIEIISWIIKQLHEKMEELQPYDLPGVVSETGKGILQELDFTIEANNAHLFNLINPFPEEVFAPKVYTDFTTGRLTVSEWVEGYAPGDPNISNELGKRIAEAGGRSVFHQIVIAGFFHADPHSGNLLITKDNRACFIDWGLAGQLTREMRYFLADLFAAIASNDPEKVVRVAMTMAIGKKRVDETHLEKEVGFILRQYQSKFGHGDAIGKIVIDLLYLFGQNGIQLARDYSLLAKSIVSIEEVGLMLDPDFDIRPIAKPFISKLNKERWNPVNMLKAQWWDLQGHLRRLRDLPGDVQRFFRHLEDGEIKIRMEHTGLDPMGELFESSINRLVLAIITAFLLLSSSVMVATTSPDNPDLWDLYSSLPTFLGMFGFKISAVFGLWLMWDIVRHGRHKS; encoded by the coding sequence TTGAAGACCTTAGACCTGCTTAGCAACGCCGTCCGGGCCAAGGAAATCGTCACCGTCCTGGTCAGGCGCGGTTTTGGCGATATTCTGGCTGAAGTCGGCTTGCCCAAGAGCTGGCTGACTCACTTGGTCTCTCATGAGACGTTGACCCAGAACATCTGGCAACGCCTGCGTGGCACGCTGGAAGACCTTGGGCCGACTTTTGTCAAATTTGGTCAGGTTGTCAGCAGCCGCCCGGACCTTTTGCCCGATGCTTTCATCAGCGAGCTGAAGGAGCTCCGCAGCCAGGTCAAACCGGTTCCGTTTGAAGACATAAAACCAATCCTGATCGCAGAGCTCGGTTGCGACTACAACGAGTATTTTTCCGAGTTCGACACAACACCGGTAGCCTGCGGCTCAATCGGGCAGGTCTATAAGGCACGCCTGAAAGAAGACAACAGCTGGGTCGCGGTAAAAGTCCAACGTCCGAACATCAAAAAGGCGATCAAGGCGGACATCGAAATCATCAGCTGGATCATAAAGCAACTCCATGAAAAGATGGAAGAGCTGCAGCCCTATGATCTGCCCGGGGTTGTTTCCGAAACCGGTAAAGGCATCCTGCAGGAGCTCGATTTCACAATAGAAGCCAACAACGCGCATCTCTTCAATCTGATCAACCCTTTCCCCGAAGAAGTCTTCGCCCCTAAAGTCTACACTGACTTTACCACAGGTCGTTTGACCGTAAGTGAATGGGTCGAGGGTTATGCTCCGGGTGATCCCAACATATCGAATGAGTTGGGAAAAAGGATCGCCGAAGCTGGTGGTCGCAGCGTCTTTCACCAAATCGTGATTGCGGGCTTCTTCCACGCGGATCCACACAGCGGCAATCTGCTAATAACTAAAGATAATCGTGCCTGCTTTATCGATTGGGGGCTTGCTGGACAGCTTACACGCGAGATGCGCTACTTCCTGGCAGACCTCTTTGCTGCGATTGCATCGAACGATCCGGAAAAAGTCGTGCGTGTCGCCATGACTATGGCGATTGGGAAAAAGCGAGTCGATGAAACCCACCTTGAGAAAGAAGTCGGCTTTATCCTGCGCCAGTATCAATCGAAATTCGGTCATGGTGATGCCATTGGCAAGATTGTCATCGATCTGCTTTACCTTTTTGGACAAAATGGAATCCAACTGGCACGCGATTACTCCCTTTTGGCCAAGTCCATCGTGTCGATCGAGGAAGTCGGTCTGATGCTGGACCCGGACTTTGATATCCGTCCCATTGCAAAGCCCTTCATCTCCAAGCTGAACAAAGAGCGTTGGAATCCGGTCAACATGCTCAAAGCGCAGTGGTGGGACCTCCAGGGACACTTGCGCCGCCTGCGTGATCTCCCGGGCGATGTTCAACGCTTCTTCCGTCACCTTGAAGATGGCGAGATCAAGATCAGGATGGAGCACACCGGGCTCGATCCAATGGGCGAGCTTTTTGAATCCTCCATCAACCGCCTTGTCCTCGCGATCATCACGGCTTTTCTTCTACTCTCCTCTTCCGTGATGGTGGCAACAACCAGCCCGGATAACCCAGACCTTTGGGATCTCTACAGCTCGCTACCGACCTTCCTCGGTATGTTCGGTTTTAAGATATCGGCTGTCTTCGGACTCTGGCTCATGTGGGACATCGTCCGTCACGGCAGGCATAAATCTTGA
- a CDS encoding helix-turn-helix transcriptional regulator, whose translation MQETRLANLTERPNIFQAGYGVHGARKVESYKMQNLWCLHLYDYEADLEIDGVLLSIKKGSISIASPGSKLVYRYQGKSPHFFFHFTLKTESDAEQPLPFINQPGAFGTGLRVRLENAALQWTQNKLWSEIRLWDALWALSEQHISQKDQPSWEPKFTAITKAIGYIEKNLALPIGLGDVADITGYSQNHLNRLFKKRFNQTVSSYIMLYRMNRAAHWLKHTNWPIKEIAHEVGFHDLHHFNKAFKRIHGIAPRNYRLLSANTTEDNTQSVNQ comes from the coding sequence ATGCAAGAAACCAGACTAGCTAACCTCACAGAACGACCCAATATCTTCCAGGCGGGATATGGCGTCCATGGAGCACGAAAAGTCGAGAGCTATAAAATGCAAAATTTGTGGTGCTTACATCTCTATGATTATGAGGCTGATCTCGAAATTGATGGGGTGCTACTAAGCATAAAAAAAGGCTCAATCAGCATTGCATCCCCTGGTTCAAAATTGGTCTATCGCTACCAAGGCAAGTCTCCGCATTTCTTCTTTCATTTCACCCTGAAGACCGAATCTGACGCAGAGCAGCCTCTCCCTTTTATAAACCAACCGGGTGCTTTTGGCACTGGCTTGCGCGTACGCCTTGAAAATGCCGCACTACAATGGACTCAAAACAAACTCTGGAGTGAAATCCGGCTTTGGGACGCACTTTGGGCACTCAGTGAACAACATATAAGCCAAAAAGACCAACCAAGCTGGGAACCGAAATTCACAGCCATAACAAAGGCCATTGGATATATTGAGAAGAATCTCGCACTGCCAATAGGGCTTGGTGATGTTGCCGACATTACTGGCTATTCACAGAATCACTTAAACCGACTATTCAAAAAGCGTTTCAATCAGACGGTGAGTTCATACATTATGCTATATCGAATGAACCGGGCAGCCCACTGGTTGAAACATACCAACTGGCCAATCAAAGAAATAGCTCACGAAGTTGGTTTCCACGATCTCCATCATTTCAACAAAGCCTTCAAGCGAATCCATGGAATTGCTCCTCGCAACTATCGCCTACTTTCTGCCAATACCACTGAAGACAACACGCAGTCCGTAAATCAATAA
- the purB gene encoding adenylosuccinate lyase, translated as MEEIPNVLAQRYASGAMREIWSPEGRIIAERDLWIAVLKAQKDLGLPVSADAIASFESVRDQVNLESIQERERVTRHDVKSRIEEFCDLAGAEGVHQGMTSRDLTENVEQLLVLRSLRLIREKSVAAMIALSKRAAQYRDLPITGRTHNVAAQATTYGRRIAMFGEEMLLAWEAFDTLVSRYPARGLKGAVGTQLDTLNLFDGDVAKVVELEERFAKHLGFEQVLGAPGQVYPRSLDFAVASALYQLGSGPASFARTLRLMAGHELASEGFLPGQVGSSAMPHKMNSRSCERIDGFHVILRGQLTMAAGLAGDQWNEGDVSCSVVRRAFLPDCFFAIDGLLETLITVLNQMEANPAVIEQENRHYLPFLLTTTVLMEAVKAGTGRETAHEVIKEHAVATARDIRSAKVRENDLFVRLANDDRIPLSSEDLDAILDRGAKATGMATAQTDAFNARVAEVEKRFPGASSFQPDAIL; from the coding sequence ATGGAGGAAATTCCCAATGTTCTTGCTCAGCGTTACGCCTCTGGCGCAATGCGTGAAATCTGGTCGCCTGAGGGGCGGATTATTGCCGAACGCGATCTCTGGATTGCGGTATTGAAGGCGCAAAAGGATCTCGGTCTGCCGGTTTCCGCAGATGCGATTGCTTCATTTGAGAGCGTTCGAGATCAGGTAAATCTGGAATCCATACAGGAACGTGAGCGGGTTACACGTCACGATGTGAAGTCACGCATCGAGGAATTTTGTGATCTGGCGGGCGCCGAAGGCGTTCATCAGGGGATGACGAGTCGGGATTTGACCGAGAACGTTGAGCAATTGCTCGTTCTGCGTTCATTGCGCCTGATCCGGGAAAAGTCAGTTGCCGCAATGATTGCTTTGTCCAAGCGCGCGGCCCAGTACCGTGATCTGCCCATTACTGGTCGCACTCATAATGTGGCTGCTCAGGCTACGACCTACGGACGGCGCATCGCCATGTTTGGTGAAGAGATGCTGTTGGCCTGGGAGGCATTCGATACTTTGGTCAGTCGCTATCCTGCACGCGGATTGAAAGGCGCGGTTGGCACTCAGCTCGACACGCTGAACCTTTTTGATGGTGATGTCGCCAAGGTGGTTGAGCTTGAAGAGCGTTTCGCAAAGCATCTTGGTTTTGAACAAGTGCTGGGTGCGCCAGGTCAGGTTTATCCACGCAGTCTGGACTTTGCCGTGGCCAGCGCGCTATACCAGTTAGGCTCCGGCCCTGCATCTTTTGCCCGGACATTACGACTGATGGCGGGACACGAGCTGGCTTCGGAAGGATTCTTGCCTGGTCAAGTTGGCTCTTCAGCGATGCCGCACAAGATGAATAGTCGCAGTTGTGAGCGCATTGATGGCTTCCATGTTATCCTGCGTGGTCAATTGACGATGGCCGCCGGATTGGCTGGTGACCAGTGGAACGAAGGTGATGTTTCTTGTTCCGTTGTTCGCAGGGCATTCTTGCCGGATTGTTTTTTCGCGATCGATGGATTACTGGAGACTCTGATTACAGTGCTGAATCAAATGGAGGCAAACCCTGCTGTGATTGAACAGGAGAATCGCCACTATCTGCCCTTCCTTCTAACTACGACCGTCTTGATGGAGGCAGTTAAGGCTGGCACTGGCCGCGAGACGGCTCACGAGGTGATCAAGGAACACGCTGTTGCCACGGCCCGCGATATCCGCTCGGCCAAGGTCAGGGAAAACGACTTATTTGTCCGCTTGGCCAATGACGACCGTATCCCGCTTTCAAGCGAAGACCTTGATGCAATCCTTGATCGCGGTGCAAAGGCAACGGGTATGGCCACGGCTCAAACCGACGCCTTCAACGCACGCGTGGCGGAGGTCGAAAAGCGCTTTCCTGGGGCTTCGTCATTCCAGCCGGATGCGATTCTGTAG
- a CDS encoding abscisic acid-deficient protein Aba4 family protein yields MPAWLIETFASVMLTRVFWFVTLMTSPVWIGMIFLPNKSFVRSVCKPLGAPLAFVFVWAYLCYKAWILGLPTPTGTSFSESRDLAAHPMVFLAGWCQLQVLQVFLGTWVYQDSLRRKLFVPAELLACWIFGPLGLLIYGLRVVFSGIGRK; encoded by the coding sequence ATGCCTGCCTGGTTGATTGAAACCTTTGCCAGCGTGATGCTGACGCGTGTCTTCTGGTTTGTCACATTGATGACATCGCCGGTCTGGATCGGTATGATCTTTCTACCGAACAAGAGTTTTGTTCGTTCGGTTTGCAAGCCATTGGGAGCGCCCTTGGCATTTGTCTTTGTCTGGGCTTATTTATGTTACAAGGCATGGATACTTGGCCTTCCCACGCCGACCGGGACCAGTTTTAGTGAAAGTCGCGATCTGGCCGCACATCCGATGGTTTTTCTGGCAGGTTGGTGTCAGTTGCAAGTCTTGCAGGTTTTTCTCGGAACATGGGTCTATCAGGATTCGTTGCGACGAAAGTTATTTGTTCCTGCCGAGCTACTGGCATGCTGGATTTTCGGACCACTTGGATTATTGATTTACGGACTGCGTGTTGTCTTCAGTGGTATTGGCAGAAAGTAG
- a CDS encoding alpha/beta fold hydrolase yields MTDFVFIHGGSHGAWCWDDVISILEAKGFRCFAFDLPGHGDDQTARETVTRELYVEACISFIANIDSDDITLVGHSLAGIVLPDLTERFEGKISTVIYLAALVLNRGQAAIDLVPEDRRASYGEMANARSDKSIHLDYDAARSLFLSDLPESEARNIYKRLNPQPYAVYLSPAKYDALQAGVNYRYIVCLRDNALPQDKCRGWAEQLGVVIEEIDSGHDAMLSNAVRLSELLMKEDE; encoded by the coding sequence ATGACTGATTTTGTATTCATACATGGGGGTTCACATGGAGCGTGGTGTTGGGATGATGTGATTTCCATTTTGGAAGCGAAAGGATTTCGTTGTTTTGCTTTTGATCTGCCGGGTCATGGAGATGATCAAACCGCTCGTGAAACCGTCACCCGTGAGCTGTATGTTGAAGCGTGTATTTCATTTATCGCGAATATTGATTCGGATGATATCACGCTGGTTGGTCATTCACTGGCGGGCATTGTATTGCCAGACTTAACTGAGCGTTTTGAGGGTAAAATCAGCACGGTCATTTACCTCGCGGCACTTGTTTTGAACAGGGGGCAGGCGGCCATTGATTTAGTTCCGGAGGATAGGCGGGCGAGTTATGGTGAAATGGCCAACGCTCGATCGGACAAATCGATTCATCTCGATTATGATGCGGCACGTAGTTTGTTTTTAAGTGATTTGCCTGAATCGGAAGCCAGGAACATTTACAAGAGATTGAATCCACAACCCTATGCTGTTTATTTGTCACCTGCCAAATATGACGCACTCCAGGCCGGAGTGAATTATCGTTACATAGTATGTTTAAGAGATAATGCACTCCCTCAAGATAAATGTAGAGGCTGGGCCGAGCAGCTTGGCGTTGTTATTGAGGAAATTGACTCGGGACATGATGCCATGTTATCAAACGCTGTCAGGCTAAGCGAATTGTTGATGAAAGAAGACGAGTAA
- a CDS encoding NAD(P)-dependent alcohol dehydrogenase, producing the protein MKAAILTQYGSPRNLQVTEVEQPQVGANEVLVKVHAASINDWDWCIVKGSPFYIRLLCGLLKPKVRIAGVDIAGRVEAVGDAVKTFQPGDTVYGDLSDCGLGGFAEYASIPEASLSRMPAKADFIQAAAIPHAATLALQGLRDVGQLEPTDTLLINGAGGGVGTIGLQIARSLGVGHVVGVDHASKLDMMRSLGYDEVIDYTQCDFTSAGKTYDLILDTKTNCFPLKYLKALKPNGSYVTVGGQTLRLIQTLLLGRAVRMFSTKKLRIVALKPNKGLGDISAMIDNNEITPITEGPYPLEDIAEAVQRFGDGLHQGKLIISMDTGERLQ; encoded by the coding sequence ATGAAGGCAGCCATACTGACACAATACGGCTCTCCCCGTAATCTTCAGGTTACTGAAGTGGAACAGCCGCAAGTTGGGGCCAATGAGGTTTTGGTAAAAGTTCATGCGGCGTCGATTAATGATTGGGACTGGTGCATCGTTAAAGGAAGTCCGTTCTACATTCGGCTGCTGTGCGGTCTGTTAAAGCCCAAGGTAAGAATTGCTGGTGTTGATATTGCCGGTCGAGTAGAAGCGGTTGGTGACGCAGTAAAGACATTCCAACCAGGTGATACGGTTTACGGAGATTTGTCGGACTGTGGTTTGGGAGGATTTGCTGAGTATGCGAGCATACCAGAGGCGAGTCTTTCCCGTATGCCCGCCAAGGCTGACTTCATACAGGCCGCAGCAATTCCTCATGCAGCGACACTCGCCCTGCAAGGGTTGCGTGATGTCGGCCAGCTTGAGCCGACTGATACGCTCTTGATCAACGGAGCAGGCGGTGGTGTTGGAACCATCGGGTTACAAATCGCCAGGTCTTTGGGAGTAGGGCATGTTGTGGGCGTGGACCATGCCAGTAAGCTCGATATGATGCGTTCGCTGGGTTACGATGAGGTTATTGACTATACCCAATGTGATTTCACAAGTGCTGGTAAAACTTATGATCTTATTCTTGATACAAAGACCAATTGTTTCCCACTGAAATACCTGAAGGCGCTCAAACCGAATGGAAGCTATGTCACAGTTGGAGGACAAACGCTTCGACTGATTCAAACACTATTGCTGGGACGTGCCGTTCGTATGTTCAGCACAAAAAAGCTCCGCATCGTTGCATTGAAACCAAATAAAGGCCTTGGAGATATCAGCGCAATGATCGACAACAATGAGATTACGCCGATAACCGAAGGCCCATACCCACTGGAAGATATTGCAGAGGCCGTGCAACGTTTCGGCGATGGACTTCATCAGGGAAAGTTAATCATTTCCATGGATACTGGAGAGCGCTTGCAATAA
- a CDS encoding TetR family transcriptional regulator C-terminal domain-containing protein yields the protein MPAKKSAQKRETLIEAYLDHLMDEGKPPASVRKFCRGLGITEKAFYGHFASFEAMEGGIWASMIEDTVEVLESDEDYASYPARQKLGAFYYTFLETALDQRSYLLLRFPGIQLVNPPVYLQRFQKAFNEFAKPLLAEAKDSKEVASRGRLNQAYPGLLYAQFLFVIDFWLKDESDGFERTDALVEKSTSLAFDLVGAQVLDSALDFVRFMAGEKGVA from the coding sequence ATGCCAGCGAAAAAGTCTGCACAGAAACGAGAAACTCTGATTGAGGCTTATCTCGATCACCTTATGGACGAGGGCAAGCCGCCTGCCAGCGTTCGTAAGTTCTGTCGAGGGCTTGGCATTACAGAGAAAGCGTTTTACGGCCATTTCGCGTCTTTCGAGGCCATGGAGGGCGGCATCTGGGCTTCGATGATTGAAGATACGGTTGAAGTATTGGAATCGGACGAGGATTATGCAAGCTATCCAGCTCGCCAGAAACTCGGTGCATTTTACTATACCTTTCTGGAGACTGCCCTCGATCAACGTTCTTATTTGCTGTTGCGATTTCCAGGGATCCAATTGGTCAATCCACCAGTGTATTTGCAACGTTTCCAAAAGGCCTTTAATGAGTTTGCTAAACCATTACTTGCTGAGGCCAAAGACAGTAAGGAGGTTGCGAGTCGAGGGCGACTGAATCAGGCCTATCCAGGGTTACTTTACGCTCAGTTTCTCTTCGTCATAGATTTCTGGCTCAAAGATGAGAGTGACGGTTTCGAGCGAACAGATGCACTTGTCGAAAAATCCACGTCACTCGCCTTTGATCTTGTTGGGGCGCAGGTGCTGGACAGTGCATTGGATTTCGTTCGTTTCATGGCCGGAGAAAAAGGTGTAGCCTAA